The segment TGACGCGAGTTAAGATAAATATTCCTAAAGAAAAGATTGCCGATTTTTGCCGCAAATATCACATTCGCAAATTGGCGCTGTTTGGTTCAGTGCTCCGGGATGATTTCCGGGCGGACAGCGATATTGATGTCCTGGTGGAATTTAAGCCGGGCCATTGTCCAGGTTTGGCCTTTTTCGCCATGGAAGAGGAGCTTGGTGAGATTCTGGGAC is part of the Desulfobaccales bacterium genome and harbors:
- a CDS encoding nucleotidyltransferase family protein, which gives rise to MTRVKINIPKEKIADFCRKYHIRKLALFGSVLRDDFRADSDIDVLVEFKPGHCPGLAFFAMEEELGEILGRKVELHTSAFLSPSFREQVVAEAEVQYAAN